One part of the Streptomyces lydicus genome encodes these proteins:
- a CDS encoding uridine kinase — MRLEAITWERLTDALAERVTATTPKDGSSWLRVAVDGAPAAAPGDLAGALAEALRLRGRAVHRAGTFGFLRPASLRLEHGREDPDAFHDEWFDRQALWREVFQPLDPGGTGRVLPDLWDPVTDRATRSAYVTLPPGGVLLLHGPFLLGHWFPFDLSVHLKLSPAALARRTPEDERWTLPAFARYEAETRPEEAADVVVRADDPRRPAWSGAR, encoded by the coding sequence GTGCGGCTCGAAGCGATCACCTGGGAACGGCTCACCGACGCGCTCGCCGAGCGGGTCACCGCGACGACGCCGAAGGACGGGAGCAGCTGGCTGCGGGTCGCCGTCGACGGGGCGCCCGCGGCCGCGCCGGGCGATCTGGCCGGCGCGCTCGCCGAGGCGCTGCGGCTCCGCGGGCGGGCGGTGCACCGGGCCGGCACGTTCGGCTTCCTGCGGCCCGCCTCCCTGCGGCTCGAACACGGCCGGGAGGACCCCGACGCCTTCCACGACGAGTGGTTCGACCGGCAGGCGCTCTGGCGCGAGGTGTTCCAGCCGCTGGATCCGGGCGGCACCGGGCGGGTGCTCCCGGACCTGTGGGATCCGGTGACGGACCGCGCCACCCGCAGCGCGTACGTGACGCTGCCGCCCGGCGGGGTCCTGCTGCTGCACGGCCCGTTCCTGCTCGGCCACTGGTTCCCCTTCGATCTCTCCGTCCACCTGAAGCTGTCGCCGGCCGCGCTGGCCCGCCGCACCCCCGAGGACGAACGCTGGACGCTGCCCGCCTTCGCGCGCTACGAGGCCGAGACCCGGCCGGAGGAGGCCGCGGACGTCGTCGTACGGGCCGACGACCCGCGCCGGCCCGCCTGGAGCGGAGCCCGCTGA
- a CDS encoding WGR domain-containing protein has translation MSETTTYLELSQDGAGAHKFYEVTVRDTDVSVRYGRIGADGQRQLSSFPTREKAQAAAARKIGEKVRKGYAPAVPGGRAARPVTRRQVTSAPSTARAVAPVLWRFRTGASAFGIHIAEDRCWVGNQNGEVHTLGHDGEVLARYQLPAGVKCLVADDFWIYAGCDDGTVYDLSSKLPFAAYDIAPDVDIFWLDIREGVLNVADRAGGLTVIDHEDEFQWSRRSPGEHAWMVRRDEHAVYHGHRRGVTAYRADGSGELWHTPTTGAVLFGWQEDDAVYAGTDRRVVQRLAKSGGAVEATYRCDTVVYSCATAPGGRYVFAGDSASSVYCFAADGTRLWKLGTGGGSALSMQYLDEKLYMVTTDGSLVCVDASDAAVTAARSGSVPVARDVKSAAALPTYTPSATVQTVPAAAASGIVVECVQEGGRLRVHVLSDGYEPSWNVQFPRHIRRAGARYVVDDLSASSGGFYRVRGEIRQVV, from the coding sequence ATGTCCGAGACCACGACGTATCTGGAACTGTCACAGGACGGCGCCGGGGCGCACAAGTTCTACGAGGTGACGGTGCGGGACACGGACGTGTCGGTGCGCTACGGCCGCATCGGCGCGGACGGGCAGCGGCAGCTCTCCTCCTTCCCGACGCGCGAGAAGGCGCAGGCCGCGGCGGCCCGGAAGATCGGCGAGAAGGTCCGCAAGGGCTACGCGCCGGCGGTGCCGGGAGGGCGCGCCGCCCGCCCCGTGACGCGGCGTCAGGTCACCTCCGCGCCGTCGACGGCCCGCGCGGTCGCCCCCGTGCTGTGGCGGTTCCGCACCGGCGCCTCCGCGTTCGGCATCCACATCGCCGAGGACCGCTGCTGGGTCGGCAACCAGAACGGCGAGGTCCACACCCTCGGCCACGACGGCGAGGTGCTGGCGCGCTACCAGCTGCCCGCCGGCGTCAAGTGCCTGGTGGCGGACGACTTCTGGATCTACGCCGGCTGCGACGACGGCACGGTCTACGACCTGTCGTCGAAACTCCCCTTCGCCGCCTACGACATCGCACCCGACGTCGACATCTTCTGGCTGGACATCCGCGAGGGCGTCCTCAACGTCGCCGACCGCGCCGGCGGGCTGACCGTCATCGACCACGAGGACGAGTTCCAGTGGTCGCGGCGCAGCCCGGGCGAGCACGCCTGGATGGTGCGGCGGGACGAACACGCCGTCTACCACGGCCACCGCCGCGGCGTGACCGCCTACCGCGCCGACGGCAGCGGCGAGTTGTGGCACACCCCCACCACGGGCGCGGTGCTGTTCGGCTGGCAGGAGGACGACGCGGTGTACGCCGGCACCGACCGGCGGGTCGTCCAGCGGCTGGCGAAATCCGGTGGCGCCGTGGAGGCCACCTACCGGTGCGACACGGTCGTCTATTCCTGCGCCACTGCGCCCGGCGGCCGCTATGTGTTCGCCGGCGACTCGGCCTCCTCGGTGTACTGCTTCGCGGCCGACGGCACCCGGCTGTGGAAGCTCGGCACCGGGGGCGGCTCGGCGCTGTCGATGCAGTATCTGGACGAGAAGCTGTACATGGTCACCACCGACGGTTCGCTGGTCTGTGTCGACGCGAGCGACGCGGCCGTCACCGCGGCCCGGTCGGGCTCGGTTCCGGTGGCCCGGGACGTGAAGTCGGCTGCCGCACTGCCCACTTACACCCCGTCGGCGACGGTGCAGACGGTGCCGGCCGCGGCGGCGTCCGGGATCGTGGTGGAGTGCGTCCAGGAAGGCGGCCGGCTGCGGGTGCACGTGCTCTCCGACGGCTACGAGCCGTCCTGGAACGTCCAGTTCCCGCGCCACATACGCCGGGCCGGCGCGCGGTACGTCGTCGATGACCTGTCGGCGTCCTCGGGCGGGTTCTACCGCGTCCGGGGCGAGATCCGGCAGGTCGTCTGA
- a CDS encoding type II toxin-antitoxin system PemK/MazF family toxin yields the protein MTTSPNASDSAEPSAPLPGSHGPGATVEAHPRSVGTVRTTYAPDPDGDPDPGEIVWTWVPYEENDGRGKDRPVLVVAREPGGTLLAVQLSSKRHNNDREWVPLGTGPWDRAGRDSWVAVDRILRVHPAGMRREACALDRGRFNLVVNRLRERYGWR from the coding sequence GTGACGACTTCACCGAACGCATCCGACTCCGCTGAACCCTCCGCCCCGCTGCCCGGCAGCCACGGGCCCGGCGCGACCGTGGAAGCCCACCCGCGGTCCGTCGGCACCGTCCGGACGACCTACGCGCCCGACCCGGACGGCGACCCCGACCCGGGGGAGATCGTCTGGACCTGGGTCCCCTACGAGGAGAACGACGGCCGGGGCAAGGACCGGCCGGTGCTGGTCGTCGCCCGGGAGCCGGGCGGCACCCTGCTGGCCGTGCAGCTGTCCAGCAAGCGGCACAACAACGACCGCGAGTGGGTCCCCCTCGGGACCGGCCCGTGGGACCGCGCCGGGCGCGACTCGTGGGTGGCCGTGGACCGCATACTGCGGGTGCATCCGGCCGGGATGCGGCGCGAAGCCTGCGCCCTGGACCGGGGCCGCTTCAACCTGGTGGTCAACCGGCTGCGGGAGCGCTACGGCTGGCGCTGA
- a CDS encoding DUF1697 domain-containing protein, whose product MSRQIALLRGINVGGHNSFPKARQLELAEKLGFQDVSVLLQTGNLVFADPGTPPEETARVLHDAIGAELGLTVPVVVRTRDELAAAVAANPFPQAVPEPKSLHVTFLSAVPADTSRLEALDEAAFAPDRFRLVGRELYLWCPGGIGRSKLADTVSRAPLGVTATARNWNTVTKLLALADA is encoded by the coding sequence ATGTCCCGTCAGATCGCTCTGCTCCGCGGCATCAACGTCGGCGGCCACAACTCCTTCCCCAAGGCCAGGCAGCTGGAGCTGGCCGAGAAGCTGGGCTTCCAGGACGTCTCCGTCCTGCTCCAGACCGGCAATCTCGTCTTCGCCGACCCCGGCACGCCGCCGGAGGAGACCGCCCGGGTGCTGCACGACGCGATCGGCGCCGAGCTCGGCCTCACCGTGCCGGTCGTCGTGCGGACCCGCGACGAGCTGGCCGCCGCGGTCGCCGCGAATCCCTTTCCGCAGGCCGTGCCGGAGCCCAAGAGTCTGCACGTGACGTTCCTGTCGGCGGTGCCGGCCGACACCTCGCGGCTGGAAGCGCTCGACGAGGCCGCGTTCGCGCCCGACCGGTTCCGGCTGGTCGGGCGCGAACTGTACCTGTGGTGCCCGGGCGGCATCGGCCGCTCCAAGCTTGCCGACACGGTGAGCCGCGCCCCTCTCGGGGTGACGGCCACCGCCCGCAACTGGAACACCGTCACCAAGCTGCTGGCCCTGGCGGACGCCTGA
- a CDS encoding methylated-DNA--[protein]-cysteine S-methyltransferase: MHSEQVPEPAPGSAGPRDWAWTRLETPIGPLLLAATRDGLAQVVFHADERRTRRALTRLEQRFGGPPAPGTPHLRTAAAELTAYFSGELRSFTVPLDWSLTSGFNARVLHALADDVPYGSVVGYQYLADRVGEAGAARAVGAAMGSNPLPVVVPCHRVVASDGGIGGFGGGLETKRLLLALEGVLPAPLF, from the coding sequence ATGCATTCCGAGCAGGTACCGGAGCCGGCCCCGGGGTCCGCGGGCCCCCGCGACTGGGCCTGGACGCGCCTGGAGACCCCGATCGGTCCGCTGCTCCTCGCCGCGACCCGGGACGGCCTGGCCCAGGTGGTCTTCCACGCCGACGAGCGGAGGACCCGGCGCGCGCTGACCCGTCTGGAGCAGCGTTTCGGCGGGCCGCCGGCCCCCGGGACACCTCATCTGCGGACGGCCGCCGCCGAGCTGACCGCCTACTTCTCCGGGGAGCTGCGGTCCTTCACCGTTCCCCTGGACTGGTCCCTGACCTCGGGTTTCAACGCCCGGGTGCTGCACGCCCTGGCGGACGACGTCCCCTACGGCAGCGTCGTCGGCTACCAGTACCTCGCGGACCGGGTGGGCGAGGCAGGCGCGGCCCGCGCGGTGGGCGCGGCGATGGGCTCCAACCCGCTGCCGGTCGTCGTCCCCTGCCACCGCGTCGTGGCCAGCGACGGCGGGATCGGCGGATTCGGCGGCGGTCTGGAGACCAAACGCCTGCTGCTGGCCCTCGAAGGCGTGCTGCCCGCGCCGCTCTTCTGA
- a CDS encoding glycerophosphodiester phosphodiesterase: protein MRIRPVATVVAGVLMGLSALVLSPAAAQAAPHGRTPETVAHRGASSYAPENTLASIDAAARLGFDWVENDVQRTKDGELVILHDNSLARTTNVKKVFPDRSPWSVSDFTLKEIEKLDAGSWFGPKFAGERVPTLEDYMDEVEDNDQSLLMELKSPELYPGIELQTLRELRRAGWLDRDHVKNRLIIQSFNADAIKTVHELRPDLKTGFLGNPSVADLPKFAKYCDQINPVHTAVTPQYVAAVHALKGPHRRPLDLYTWTVDDAATAVKVADLGVDGIITNKPDVVRAALERRDKDG from the coding sequence ATGCGTATTCGCCCCGTCGCCACCGTGGTCGCCGGTGTGCTCATGGGTCTGTCCGCGCTCGTCCTCTCCCCCGCCGCCGCCCAGGCCGCACCGCACGGACGCACTCCGGAGACGGTCGCCCACCGGGGGGCCTCGTCGTACGCGCCCGAGAACACCCTCGCCTCCATCGACGCGGCAGCCCGGCTCGGCTTCGACTGGGTCGAGAACGACGTCCAGCGCACCAAGGACGGCGAGCTGGTCATCCTGCACGACAACTCGCTCGCCCGGACCACCAACGTCAAGAAGGTCTTCCCGGACCGCTCCCCCTGGAGCGTCTCGGACTTCACCCTCAAGGAGATCGAGAAGCTGGACGCGGGCAGCTGGTTCGGTCCGAAGTTCGCAGGGGAGCGCGTACCGACCCTGGAGGACTACATGGACGAGGTCGAGGACAACGACCAGAGCCTGCTGATGGAGCTGAAGTCGCCGGAGCTCTACCCGGGCATCGAGCTGCAGACCCTCAGGGAGCTGCGCCGCGCCGGCTGGCTGGACCGGGACCACGTCAAGAACCGTCTGATCATCCAGAGCTTCAACGCCGACGCCATCAAGACCGTGCACGAACTCCGGCCGGACCTCAAGACGGGCTTCCTCGGCAACCCCTCCGTCGCCGACCTGCCGAAATTCGCGAAGTACTGCGACCAGATCAATCCCGTCCACACGGCGGTCACCCCGCAGTACGTCGCCGCCGTGCACGCGCTGAAGGGGCCGCACCGGCGGCCGCTGGACCTGTACACCTGGACCGTCGACGACGCGGCCACCGCGGTGAAGGTCGCCGATCTGGGCGTCGACGGCATCATCACCAACAAGCCCGACGTGGTGCGCGCGGCGCTGGAGCGCCGGGACAAGGACGGCTGA
- the uvrB gene encoding excinuclease ABC subunit UvrB, with protein sequence MRPVSKIERSVAPFEVVSPYQPSGDQPAAIAELEKRIRGGEKDVVLLGATGTGKSATTAWMIEKLQRPTLVMAPNKTLAAQLANEFRELLPNNAVEYFVSYYDYYQPEAYVPQSDTYIEKDSSINEEVERLRHSATNSLLTRRDVVVVASVSCIYGLGTPQEYVDRMVPLKVGDEIDRDQLLRRFVDIQYTRNDLAFTRGTFRVRGDTIEIFPVYEELAVRIEMFGDEIEALSTLHPLTGEVISEDEQLYIFPASHYIAGPERMERAIAGIEAELVERLATLEKQGKLLEAQRLRMRTTYDIEMMRQIGSCSGIENYSMHMDGREPGSAPNTLIDYFPEDFLLVIDESHVTVPQIGAMYEGDASRKRTLVDHGFRLPSAMDNRPLKWEEFLGRIGQTVYLSATPGPYELARGDGYVEQIIRPTGLVDPEVVVKPTDGQIDDLVHEIRTRTEKDERVLVTTLTKKMAEDLTDYFLELGIQVRYLHSDVDTLRRVELLRELRSGEYDVLVGINLLREGLDLPEVSLVAILDADKEGFLRSGSALIQTIGRAARNVSGQVHMYADKVTPAMEKAIDETNRRREKQLAYNKEHGIDPQPLRKKIGDIVATIAREEIDTQELLGSGYRKGGEAKDAKAKAPVPSLGAHTGKAAKGKGGKAGEVLTDRPAAELAELIEEMTERMRAAAAELQFEIAARLRDEVGELKKELRQMREAGVK encoded by the coding sequence ATGCGGCCCGTATCAAAGATCGAACGCTCGGTGGCGCCCTTCGAGGTCGTCAGCCCCTACCAGCCCAGTGGCGACCAGCCGGCGGCCATCGCCGAGCTGGAGAAGCGCATCCGCGGCGGTGAGAAGGATGTCGTCCTGCTGGGTGCGACCGGTACCGGCAAGTCGGCGACCACCGCGTGGATGATCGAGAAGCTGCAGCGCCCGACGCTCGTCATGGCGCCCAACAAGACCCTCGCGGCGCAGCTCGCCAACGAATTCCGCGAGCTGCTGCCGAACAACGCGGTCGAGTACTTCGTCTCCTACTACGACTACTACCAGCCCGAGGCGTACGTCCCGCAGTCCGATACGTACATCGAGAAGGACTCCTCGATCAACGAGGAGGTCGAGCGGCTGCGGCACTCCGCGACGAACTCGCTGCTCACCCGGCGTGACGTCGTGGTGGTCGCCTCTGTGTCCTGCATCTACGGCCTGGGCACGCCGCAGGAGTACGTCGACCGGATGGTCCCCCTGAAGGTCGGCGACGAGATCGACCGCGACCAGCTGCTGCGCCGCTTCGTCGACATCCAGTACACGCGCAACGACCTGGCGTTCACCCGGGGCACCTTCCGGGTCCGCGGCGACACCATCGAGATCTTCCCGGTGTACGAGGAGCTCGCCGTGCGGATCGAGATGTTCGGCGACGAGATCGAGGCGCTCTCCACGCTGCACCCGCTCACCGGCGAGGTGATCAGCGAGGACGAGCAGCTGTACATCTTCCCGGCCAGCCACTACATCGCCGGCCCGGAGCGGATGGAGCGGGCCATCGCCGGCATCGAGGCCGAGCTGGTGGAGCGCCTCGCCACCCTGGAGAAGCAGGGCAAGCTGCTGGAGGCCCAGCGGCTGCGGATGCGCACGACGTACGACATCGAGATGATGCGGCAGATCGGCTCCTGCTCGGGCATCGAGAACTACTCCATGCACATGGACGGCCGTGAGCCGGGCTCCGCGCCCAACACCCTCATCGACTACTTCCCGGAGGACTTCCTCCTGGTCATCGACGAATCGCATGTCACCGTCCCGCAGATCGGTGCCATGTACGAGGGTGACGCCTCCCGCAAGCGCACCCTGGTCGACCACGGCTTCCGGCTGCCCTCCGCCATGGACAACCGGCCGCTGAAGTGGGAGGAGTTCCTGGGCCGCATCGGCCAGACCGTCTATCTGTCGGCGACCCCCGGCCCGTACGAGCTCGCCCGGGGCGACGGCTATGTGGAGCAGATCATCCGGCCGACCGGGCTGGTCGACCCGGAGGTGGTGGTCAAGCCCACCGACGGGCAGATCGACGATCTGGTGCACGAGATCCGGACCCGTACCGAGAAGGACGAGCGCGTCCTGGTCACCACCCTCACCAAGAAGATGGCCGAGGACCTCACGGACTACTTCCTGGAGCTCGGTATCCAGGTGCGCTACCTGCACAGCGACGTCGACACCCTGCGCCGGGTGGAGCTGCTGCGGGAGCTGCGATCGGGTGAGTACGACGTCCTGGTGGGCATCAACCTGCTGCGTGAGGGCCTCGACCTGCCGGAGGTCTCGCTGGTCGCCATTCTGGACGCCGACAAGGAGGGCTTCCTGCGCTCCGGTTCGGCGCTCATCCAGACGATCGGCCGCGCGGCGCGCAATGTCTCCGGGCAGGTGCACATGTACGCCGACAAGGTCACCCCGGCGATGGAGAAGGCCATCGACGAGACCAACCGGCGCCGGGAGAAGCAGCTGGCGTACAACAAGGAACACGGCATCGACCCGCAGCCGCTCCGCAAGAAGATCGGCGACATCGTCGCCACGATCGCCCGGGAGGAGATCGACACCCAGGAGCTGCTGGGCTCGGGCTACCGCAAGGGCGGAGAGGCCAAGGACGCCAAGGCCAAGGCGCCGGTCCCGTCGCTCGGCGCGCACACCGGCAAGGCCGCCAAGGGCAAGGGCGGCAAGGCGGGCGAGGTGCTGACGGACCGTCCGGCCGCCGAACTGGCCGAGCTCATCGAGGAGATGACGGAGCGGATGCGGGCCGCCGCGGCCGAGCTGCAGTTCGAGATCGCCGCCCGACTGCGCGACGAGGTGGGCGAGCTGAAGAAGGAGCTGCGGCAAATGAGGGAGGCCGGGGTGAAGTGA
- a CDS encoding TerD family protein — protein MSVNLSKGQGISLQKSDGGTLTAVRMGLGWRSAPRRGLFGRRTNEIDLDASAVLFAGRQPIDVVFFQHLVSDDGAVRHTGDNLVGGAGQGGDDEAILVDLERVPVHIDQIVFTVNSFTGQTFAEVQDAFCRLVDENTGEELARYTLTGGGDYTAQVMSKVHRTANGWQMTAIGEPSVGRTFQDLVPAILPHL, from the coding sequence GTGTCGGTCAATTTGTCCAAGGGGCAGGGCATCAGCCTGCAGAAGTCCGACGGAGGGACGCTGACCGCGGTGCGGATGGGGCTGGGGTGGCGTTCGGCGCCGCGTCGCGGCCTGTTCGGCAGGCGGACCAACGAGATCGACCTCGACGCCTCGGCGGTGCTCTTCGCCGGCCGGCAGCCGATAGACGTCGTCTTCTTCCAGCATCTGGTCAGCGATGACGGCGCGGTCCGGCACACCGGCGACAACCTCGTCGGCGGTGCGGGCCAGGGCGGTGACGACGAGGCGATCCTGGTCGACCTGGAGCGGGTGCCGGTGCACATCGACCAGATCGTCTTCACCGTCAACTCCTTCACCGGCCAGACCTTCGCCGAGGTGCAGGACGCCTTCTGCCGGCTGGTCGACGAGAACACCGGCGAGGAGCTGGCCCGCTACACCCTGACGGGCGGCGGCGACTACACCGCACAGGTCATGTCGAAGGTCCACCGGACGGCCAACGGCTGGCAGATGACCGCCATCGGTGAGCCCTCCGTCGGCCGGACGTTCCAGGACCTGGTGCCGGCGATCCTGCCGCACCTGTAA